In the genome of Diabrotica undecimpunctata isolate CICGRU chromosome 2, icDiaUnde3, whole genome shotgun sequence, the window CATCTTGCTGTTGCTCCAAATACGCCATGATGTTGTTCAGCTGTGACGTCGCATCCACGTGTATCATCTCTGGTCGTGCGCTGTCTCCCTCCGCCTCACGCTCGCTGTCGTCTGCTTCCTGAGTAGATGTACACGCTGCAATTATTTCGTCATCTGTCATGACACCATAACCTCCCTCATTGTTGTCTGATAACCAATCGTTGACGTCGTCGATATTAACATCGAAACAACCATCAATTCTTACAAACATGCCTAATAATTCCTTTGCATTAACAGTGGTTTCATCTGATTCACTTGTGGTTTCATCTAATTCACTTGTGTGCGAAGTTGTGTTTGGCCACAATTTTTTCCAAGACTTTTGAAGAGTGATTTTTTTTACATGATCCCAAGCGTCTGCAAGCATGTAGATCACGTCTTTGACGTTTATACGCTTTAACAAATTAATCAGGCTCTGTTCGCCTTCTTCTTCAATAACTTTGCTTAAGAGTTCCCTGCGATAAACACGCTTGACAGTTTGCAAGACACCCTGATCCATGGGTTGCAAAATTGCAGTCACATTTGGTGGgataaatttaactttaatatcCCCGTTTATGAGATCTTCTACAGGATGAAATGGTGCATTGTCGAGAAACAAAATCGCTTTTTTGGCAGTTTGTTTTGTTTGAGGAATTTTTTCACTTCAGGGACAAAATTCTCAAAaaaccactgtttaaaaataaagcttttttgattttgatacacTGCAGGCAGAGATGCACGATTTACATTTTTAAGTGAACGGAGATTTTTTAACTTCCCAATTATCACTAGTGGAAATTTATGGTTTCCAGAAGCATTGCTACAAGCCATAGCAGTTAACCGATCCTCGCTTTTTTTTTGTAATCCTTGGCTGATTCCTCAACTTTTTAGAAGCCAAAGTTTTGCTCGGTAAAACAGTCCTGTTTCGTCCGCATTGTAAATTTGGTCAGGTGACAGGTTTTCAAACGAATCCCTGGCTAGCTGTAAAACTTGGATCTGGATTtggtaattttttgtttaaatttgccGCTTTTTCAGACAAAATCAGCCCAGAAAAAGGGACAACACGTTCTCGCTGAGCACTATACCACATAAATAATGTCTCGTCCAACAATTCATTTTTAGCCTTTTTGGTAGTTCCTCTACCCTGTAAACTGTCTTTAGATATCATCTTGAAACAAACGTCTTCAATATTTTTCCGATTATTTTCCAGTCCGACACATGATGTCCTCACGCCGAGCTCTGCAGCAAGTTTATTTAAAGGTTCGCCCCTGTCGATTCGGTTCAACGCATCTAACTTTTTATCCATTGTAAGCACAATTCGTTTCCGTTTCGACGCCATTtcaacgcacacacgcacacgctaaCGCACGAATATCCGATCACAGTGTTACAAAATATACACCGCACAGTACGATAGCAGAACGATGTCTGCCAGTGGCTAGCACGTGACAGACTGACTGACTCTCTATGTGTCTGGGACTCGAGTCGTCCGCCATCACTGTCATTGACAATAGGCGAGGCCTTTGTCCGTGCCCCTTGCCGGTGAAGGGAGATGGGGGTGCGGCGGTCATTGCTCCTCTACTTTCTCTTTCCAGCGTGTTCCTAGACCGTCCGATCACTCAAGGCAACAAATTGGTGACCGGGAAATAAcattacatacatacacacaattatgaaaattaatttttttattttttcattataatCCGGACATCCGGATGAACGAGGTCCGGATTAACGAGGTTGTACTATAGttcgaaaatgcttcctaaaggAGCCAGAGAtatttgaagatggcgccttgtaattagtttttttaaatacccCCAGAAcgcttttgtttaaaaaaaaaaaaaagaaaactggtacgattatttattttttagaagtAAATCGATTTCATCAATTGTGAATTTGTAGTACCAATCATAGGCGTCTGTTTTGGGTAGGTccacggttattttaacgcataccttttttgtctttaccttttaagcattcgtgatactagattattaaatgtTCAGTTATTCCTGTTCTAAAAGGTACCCCTACTCTAAATTGATAGGATACACCGTtgtctagaaaaatcgatttgaaaattttttgttaaatttttattttttgcaatagTTGGACGTGACTTGTCAACAGAAGTATAAttacgtttttcattgtcaaattgtgGTGAGTTCGTGAagttta includes:
- the LOC140433899 gene encoding jerky protein-like; protein product: MDKKLDALNRIDRGEPLNKLAAELGVRTSCVGLENNRKNIEDVCFKMISKDSLQGRGTTKKAKNELLDETLFMWYSAQRERVVPFSGLILSEKAANLNKKLPNPDPSFTASQGFV